Proteins co-encoded in one Astyanax mexicanus isolate ESR-SI-001 chromosome 1, AstMex3_surface, whole genome shotgun sequence genomic window:
- the ak1 gene encoding adenylate kinase isoenzyme 1 isoform X2 — translation MADKIKDAKIIFVVGGPGSGKGTQCEKVVAKYGYTHLSSGDLLRAEVASGSERGKQLQAIMQKGELVPLDTVLDMIKDAMIAKADVSKGFLIDGYPREVKQGEEFEKKIGAPALLLYVDAKSETMVKRLMKRGETSGRADDNEETIKKRLDLYYKATEPVIAFYEGRGIVRKINSELAVDDVFAEVSKAIDSLK, via the exons ATGGCAG ATAAAATTAAGGACGCAAAGATCATCTTTGTTGTTG GTGGGCCCGGATCTGGAAAGGGAACCCAGTGTGAGAAAGTGGTTGCCAAGTATGGCTACACTCACCTGTCCTCAGGTGACCTGCTGCGTGCTGAGGTGGCCTCTGGCTCCGAGAGGGGGAAACAGCTCCAGGCCATCATGCAGAAGGGCGAGCTGGTGCCTCTG GACACTGTGCTGGACATGATCAAGGATGCCATGATCGCCAAGGCTGACGTTTCTAAGGGCTTCCTGATCGACGGCTATCCCCGCGAGGTCAAACAGGGGGAGGAGTTCGAGAAGAAG ATTGGAGCTCCCGCTCTGCTGCTGTACGTCGATGCTAAGTCTGAGACGATGGTGAAGAGGCTGATGAAGCGCGGGGAGACCAGCGGCCGCGCCGACGACAACGAGGAGACCATCAAGAAGCGCCTGGATCTTTACTACAAAGCTACAGAACCCGTCATCGCCTTCTACGAGGGACGCGGCATCGTCCGAAAG ATTAACTCCGAGCTGGCTGTGGATGACGTATTTGCAGAAGTCTCTAAGGCTATTGATAGTCTGAAGTAA
- the ak1 gene encoding adenylate kinase isoenzyme 1 isoform X1, producing MGQGCFSALWRRSTHPADPQPDKIKDAKIIFVVGGPGSGKGTQCEKVVAKYGYTHLSSGDLLRAEVASGSERGKQLQAIMQKGELVPLDTVLDMIKDAMIAKADVSKGFLIDGYPREVKQGEEFEKKIGAPALLLYVDAKSETMVKRLMKRGETSGRADDNEETIKKRLDLYYKATEPVIAFYEGRGIVRKINSELAVDDVFAEVSKAIDSLK from the exons ATGGGTCAGGGCTGCTTCTCAGCTTTATGGAGACGCTCCACACACCCAGCGGATCCACAACCGG ATAAAATTAAGGACGCAAAGATCATCTTTGTTGTTG GTGGGCCCGGATCTGGAAAGGGAACCCAGTGTGAGAAAGTGGTTGCCAAGTATGGCTACACTCACCTGTCCTCAGGTGACCTGCTGCGTGCTGAGGTGGCCTCTGGCTCCGAGAGGGGGAAACAGCTCCAGGCCATCATGCAGAAGGGCGAGCTGGTGCCTCTG GACACTGTGCTGGACATGATCAAGGATGCCATGATCGCCAAGGCTGACGTTTCTAAGGGCTTCCTGATCGACGGCTATCCCCGCGAGGTCAAACAGGGGGAGGAGTTCGAGAAGAAG ATTGGAGCTCCCGCTCTGCTGCTGTACGTCGATGCTAAGTCTGAGACGATGGTGAAGAGGCTGATGAAGCGCGGGGAGACCAGCGGCCGCGCCGACGACAACGAGGAGACCATCAAGAAGCGCCTGGATCTTTACTACAAAGCTACAGAACCCGTCATCGCCTTCTACGAGGGACGCGGCATCGTCCGAAAG ATTAACTCCGAGCTGGCTGTGGATGACGTATTTGCAGAAGTCTCTAAGGCTATTGATAGTCTGAAGTAA